TCTTAGATTATGATCATATTTAGCGTCTCCTATACACCCAAATAAAACAGCATCTGATTTTAAACAAGTATTTATAGTTTCTTCTGGCATTGGATCTCCAAATTTTTCTATGGCCATAGATCCAGCTAGAGTTTTCTGATAATGAAAATCATGATTATATTTTTTCGCTATAGAGTTTAAAACTTTTATTGTTTGTTTCATGATTTCAGGACCTATTCCATCTCCTTCTATTACAGAAATATTTTTTTTCATAGAACGTTTTTTCTATTTTTTTCAAAATTTTCTACATTTTTTTTGATGGAAACTAAAAAATCTATATCATCATAACCATTCAAAAAACAATTTTTTTTGTATGGATGCATATAAAATTTATCAAATTCTCCTGTTTCCATTATTGTAACCTTTTGATTGATTAAATCAACTTTTATTTTAACTTTCGGATTTTTCCCAATTATGTAAAACAATTTTTGAAGAAAAGATTCAGAGAGTTCGATTGTCAGTAACCCATTATTCAATGCATTTTCTCTAAAAATATCAGCAAAAAAACTAGATATTACAACTCTAAATCCATAATCGTAAATAGCCCATGCAGCATGTTCTCTACTAGAACCACAACCAAAATTTCTTCCTGATAAAAGAATTTCTCCACTAAAATTAGAATTATTTAATATAAAATCTTCATTTAAAGATTCATCTTTTCTATAACGCCAATCTATAAAAAGATTTTTTCCACATTCTTCACGTTTAATTTCTTTTAAAAAACGAGCTGGAATAATCTGATCAGTGTCTATATCCTCTATAGGTAATGGAATTGCTTGGCTAATTAACATCGTAAATTTTTTCATGAATATATTTATTTACATCTACAATTTTTCCTTCAATAGCTATAACAGCAGCTGTTAAAGGACTTGCTAATAAAGTCCTAGCTCCTGGGCCTTGTCTTCCTTCAAAATTTCTATTAGATGTAGAAACACAATATTCTCCTGAGGGAATTTTATCCTCATTCATCCCCAAACAAGCAGAACATCCTGGTTGACGAAATTCGAATCCACAATTTTTAAAAATTCTATCTAATCCTTCTTCTTTAGCTTGTTTGACTACCTGATTTGATCCAGGAACTATCATTACACGAACATGACTAGCTTTCTTTTTTCCTTTTACTATAGAAGCGACTAATCTTAAATCTTCTATTCTAGAATTAGTGCAACTTCCTATAAAAATATAATCAATTCTTTTTCCTATTAAAGATTCTCCTGGAGAGAACCCCATATAATTTAAAGATTTGTGATCTGTATCCAATTTTGGAATTGACTCAGAAATTTTTATTGCCATACCAGGATTTGTTCCATAAGTTATCATAGGCTCAATTTCTTCAACATTGAAAACATACTCTTTATCAAATGTTGTTTTTTTATCTGTTATTAGAGATCTCCAATATTCTATTATTTTCTTCCCTTTTGATTCTTTGAAACCTTTACATTCTTTAATGTAATCAAAAGTAATTTGATCTGGAGCAATTAATCCACCTTTTGCTCCCATTTCAATACTCATATTACAAATAGTCATTCTTCCTTCCATGCTCATTTTTTGAATAGCAGATCCAGTGTATTCTATAAAATGGCCGATTCCCGCATCTACTCCCAATTTTGAAATAAGATACAAGATAACATCTTTTGGCGTGACTCCTCTCTTTAAATTTCCATTTAATTGAATTCTCATTTGTTTAGGTTTGGATAATAATAAACATTGACTAGCCATAACCATGGTTACTTGACTAGTTCCAATTCCAAAAGCTATACATCCAAAAGCACCATGTGTAGAAGTGTGACTGTCTCCACAAACTATTGTCATACCAGGTAAAGTATAACCTAATTCAGGACCAATCACATGAACAATTCCATTATTTTTATGACCTAGTTGATATAACGTGATTCCAAATTTTTGGCAATTATCTGTTAACAAATTTATTTGTTTTCTAGACAAAGAATCTAAAACAGGTAAATGTTGATTTATTGTAGGAACGTTATGATCCGCAGTTGCTATAATTTGTTTAGGTCTAAAAACAGAAAAATTTCTTTTTTCTAATTCTAGAAAAGCTTGAGGGCTCGTTACTTCATGTATATAATGTCTATCAATATAAATAACATATATACCGTCTTCTAATTCTTTAACTATATGAGATTCCCAAATTTTATCAAATAATGATTTTGACATTTTTACACAACATTTATTCTTCTGTTATTAGGAGTATGCAATATTTTATTATTTGCATTCAAATTAGCTTTTTTCAATATAGTTTTTAATTCCCTATCAGTAATTTCTTTTTTTTCATCTGCATATTTTAAAAAAATAGAATAAACTAAATCTAAAGAATTTTTATTCAAAAAATGACCCAATTTTTTACAACGATAAGCCAAAGCTGCTCTTCCACTTCTAGCTGTTAGAACTATTGAAGATTGATCTATTCCAACATCTTCTGGATTAATACTTTCATAAGTTTCCCTTTTTTTTATGACTCCATCTTGATGAATTCCTGATGAATGAGAAAATGCATTGATTCCCACAATTGCTTTATTCGCTTGAACTCTCATTCCTGTACATTCAGACACCAGATGACTTGTGGAAGAAATAAGTTTTGTATTTATATTAGTAAACAAATTCAAATGAGAATTTTGTTTAATAATCATAACTATTTCTTCCAAAGAAGTATTTCCAGCTCTTTCTCCAATTCCATTAATAGTACATTCCACTTGTTCTGCTCCATTCATAATTCCAGATAAAGAATTAGCCGTAGCCAATCCTAAATCATTGTGACAATGAGTAGATAACTTGATTTTATGAATTCCTTTAACATTTTCTTTTAAAAAGCGTATTTTATCTCCATATTCTTCTGGAAGACAAAAACCTGTAGTATCAGGGATATTAATAACCGTAGCTCCATATTTGATCACATTTTCACAGACTTTTGCCAAGAATTCATTTTCTGTACGGCCCGCATCTTCCGCATAAAATTCAACATCTTCTACAAACCTTTTTGCATATTTTACTGCATGAATAGCTCTTTCTATAATTTTATCCGGGGTGCTATTGAATTTATAACGTATATGACAATTTGAAGTTCCTATTCCTGTATGAATTCTTGGTCTTTTAGCATATTGTAACGCTTGTCCTGCTATCTCTATATCTTTTTCTACTGCTCTAGATAATGCACAAACTGCAGTTTTTGAAACTGATCTACAGATTTCTTGAACAGATTGATAATCTCCTGGACTAGAAGTGGGAAATCCAGCTTCAATAACATCCACTCCTAAAGCTTCTAATCTTTTAGCTATTTTTATTTTTTCTTTGGTATTTAATTTGCATCCAGGAACCTGCTCTCCATCTCGCAAAGTTGTGTCAAAAATTTGTATTCTTTTCTTTTCCATACCATTGGTATTATTTGATAATATCAAAACTATTTTTTCCAAGAAAAAAATAGAAATGAATTACTTTAATACTTACAATATCCAATTAATAAAATTATTTTATATTTTTCTATTTATCAAACTAAATATTATTATACAATTACAATGTCTAACTACAATAAATCAGATCATCTTCTTTTATTAATTCAAACTTTATCAAAATCAGAAAAAAGAAATTTTAAACTTTATGCTAGTCGCATAAAAAGGAATAAATGTGCCAAGTTTATGAAACTTTTTGAAATCATGAGCAAAATAAATTCTTATGATGAAAAAAAAATATTAAAAAATGCACCTATAAGCAAAATGCAACTTTCTAATGTAAAAGCTAATTTATATAAACAAATTTTAATTAGTCTTAAGTTGCAACACACTGAAGAAAATCATGATATACAAATACGTGAATATTTAGATTTTGCTAAAATTTTATATAATAAAGGTTTATATATACAAAGCTTGAAATTATTAGGAAAAGCGAAAGTCATTGCTAGATGTTATGAACATAATACTATTCTTTTAGAATTAGTAGAGTTTGAAAAAATGATAGAATCTCAGCATATAACTAGAAGTCTTTATTCTAGATCCGGAGAACTATCAGCAGAATCTAAAGAATTAATTGAAAGAATACAATGTAATAATGCTTTATCTAGTCTTTCTCTGGAATTGTATGGTTTATATTTAAAAGTAGGATATGTAAGAAATGAAAAGGACAAAATATTTATAGAAACATATTTTCGTACAAATCTTCCGAAATTTGATATTGATAAACTTAGTTTTTACGAAAAATTGTTTCTATATCAGGCTCAAGTATGGTATCATTATATCCGACAGGATTTCATTATGTGCTATAGATCATCTTATAAATGGGTGGAATTGTTTCAAAATCATACAAAAGAAAAAAAAATAGCTCCTGTCAGTTACTTGAAAGGATATCATTATTTATTAGATACTTTGTTTTATTTGAATCATTACTCAAAGTTTACTAATGTATTAAAAAAATTTGAAAAGGAAGTCAAAAATGGAGAAATACTTATCAATGGAAATACCAGAATATTAATTTTTATGTATACATATACTAATCGTATTAACAAACATTATATGGAAGGAAGTTTTTCAGAAGGGGTGAAAAAAGTTATTCCATCATTATTTATGGATTTCAAAAAAATCTCTAATCGTTTAGACTCTCATTATATTATGGTTCTTTATTACAAAATTGCTTGTTTGTATTTCGGAAGTGGAGATCATGAAAAAGCCATTCTATATTTATCAAAAATCATGGAAAATAAAAAAAAAAATTTACGACAAGATTTACAATGTATTGCCAGGCTTCTACATTTAATTGCTTGTTATGAGAGTGGATTAGATGAAAATATGGATCAAAAGATTCAGTCCGCATACAGATTTTTTATTCAAATGGATGATTGGTATATCGTGCAAAAAAAAATAATTTATTTTTTTAAAAATCTGGGAAATGTATATCCACATCAAATCAAAGGTCAGTTTAAAAAATTAAGAGATAAATTAATTAAATATTATGATCATCCTTATGAAAAGAGAACCTTTCTATATTTAGATATTATTTCTTGGCTGAATTCTAAAATAGAGAATAAATCCGTAGAAGTCATTATAAAAGAAAAGTTTATAAAAACTAATCCACAAAAATAAATTTTTTTATATCAATTTATATCAATAAAAACACAATTCTAAAAAAGAGAATCATAAAATATGAAAAAATAAAATTAGCAAAAGCTCTTAATGAATTAGAAAAATAATCATATTCAATCATTAAGTAGACAAAAACAAAAACACCAAAAAATAACTTAATTATACTACATAATACATAAACAGTTAGTTTATATTTTTTTATACTTGCAAGCAAACAAAGAAAAAACAAAAAACTGCTGAAAGGCAACAAAAAAATATATATTCTTAATATGACAAGAAAATCTATTCTAAAAAAAAAGGCACTGAAAATGACGTGTATTAAACTAAAAAAGAAAGTGAAAAAATTGTATCCTATAATCTTTTTTCTCATTAAATATCACTTTTAATACATGCAACAAAATATTATTGATGAACTCTCATGGAGAGGTTTAATAAAAAATAAAGTTTCTGGCATAGAAAATCAATTAAAAAAACCTACCACGATGTACATCGGCTTTGACCCTACATCTGATTCTCTTCACTTAGGTAGTTTGCTTCCTCTTATTATTCTCATTCATTTTCAAAAAATGGGACATAAATCCTTAGTATTGATTGGAGGAGCAACTGGTTTTATAGGAGATCCTTCTGGAAGAAAAGATAACAGGATTTTTCTTAGTCAAGAAATTTTACGAAAAAATACAGAATCTATAAGAAATCAAATCTTAAAACTTTTGAAGTTTCACTCAGAAAAAACAGAATTATTAAATAATTTAGATTGGATTCAAAATGTTTCTTTTTTAGAATTTATTCGTGATATTGGAAAATATTTTACTGTAAACTATATGATCTCTAAAGATTCTGTGAAGAAAAGAATTAATGATGAAAAAAACGGAATTTCCTTCACTGAATTTTCTTATTCCCTGATACAGGGATACGATTTTTTATATTTAAATCAAATGAAAAATTGTCTGTTACAAATAGGTGGATCTGATCAATGGGGAAATATCACAACAGGCATAGAACTGATCAGAAAAAAAACAGGTAAAAAAGCATATGGAGTTACTTTTCCTTTAATAACAAAAGCGAATGGAATAAAATTTGGAAAAAGTGAAAAAGGAGAAAATATATGGTTAGATAAAAAAAAAACTTCTCCATACAAATTCTATCAGTTTTGGATCAACATTTCTGATTTTGAAATTGAAAAATATATAAAAATATATACTTTTTTTTCTAAGAAGGAAATCGATCAATTAATTGGTCAACACAGAAAAAATCCAAATAAAAGATTTTTACAAAAAAAATTAGCTCATGAAATCACTAAATGGGTTCATGGGAATGAAATTTCCGAAAAAATCATAAAAATCACACATATATTATTTGATAAAAATAATGAAACTTTACAATTTTTAAATGAAGAAACACTCATTTCTATATACAATCACATTCCACATATGGAACTCTCTTGTGAAGAATTTGAAAAAGGAATTTTTTTATTAGATCTTTTAAAGAAAAGTGGCTTTTTTTATTCTAAAAGTGAAGCTAGTCGAGCTCTAAAAGCAAATTCAATTTATTTAAATAAAATTTTAACAAAAGAAAATATATTGCTACAAAAAAATAATATTATAGGAGAAAAGTACATTTTACTCCAATTTGGAAAAAAAGAATTTTTCATCATAAAAATTAAATAAATTCAGTATCCAAAAAATTTCAATTTTTTATAGTCATATCGCCAATTTGGACAAATTTTCACATGAAGCTTTAATTTGATTTTTTTTCTCAAAAAAGACTCTATGCTTCTTATAGAAAAAAATTTCAATTTTTTAAGAGTTTCTCCTCTATTTCCGATTAAAATTCCTTTTTGAGAGCTTCGTTCTACATAGATATAAGATAATATATCTATGAAAGTTTTTTCTTTTTTAAAAAGCACTGTATTTATTTCTACGGAGTAAGGGATTTCTTTTTTGTATAGAAAAAATATTTTCTCTCTAATTATTTCATTTACAAAAAAACGTTTAGATCTGTTACTTAAAAATTCTTTGGGATAATAAGGAGGATGTTCAGATAATAAGGCTATAATTTTGTTCATTAAAAGATCTTGATTCGTTTTTTTTAATGCAGATATTGGTAATATTTCTGAATTAGGAAATAATTTATGCCAATAATCAATTCCATGATATAATATATTCTCTCTACATTTTATTCCTATTTTATCTATTTTATTAATTAATATAATAATGGGTACATTTTTTTTTTTAAGTTCATTGAATATTGGAAGATATTCTAGTTTCCCAATTTCTGTTATTAACAAAATAATATCTGCATCTTCCAATGATTTTTCCACATATTGCATCATAATTTTTTGCATAGGGTAAAGAGGATTAATTATTCCTGGAGTATCAGAAAATATAATCTGAAAATTAGATTCATTAATAATTCCCAATATTCTATGACGAGTAGTTTGTGGTTTATATGTTATTATGGAAAGCCTTTCTCCTACTAAAGAATTCATTAAGGTAGACTTTCCGGTATTAGGAAATCCTATAATATTAACAAAACCAGATTTATGAATCACTATTCTTCATTATTGAATATTCACATTTTCTAATTTTTCTGACTGACGAAATACAATTCCTTGTTCTTTGAAAAAGTCTATCAATATTTTATGATTTTTCTGTATATTTCCTCCAATAATTTCTTTGGAAAGATTATTTAAAATGTCATGTTGTATAACTCTTTTTAAAGGTCTAGCTCCAAAATGAGGATCGTATCCTTTTTCTGATAAATATTCTATAGCTTCATGAGTAGATTCTATACGAATATTCTTTTTATTTAATAATAAATCACCTAATTTTTTCATTTGCAATTTAACAATCCCTTTAATTTCTTTTCTAGAAAGAGGTTTAAACAAAA
This sequence is a window from Blattabacterium cuenoti. Protein-coding genes within it:
- the leuD gene encoding 3-isopropylmalate dehydratase small subunit, whose amino-acid sequence is MKKFTMLISQAIPLPIEDIDTDQIIPARFLKEIKREECGKNLFIDWRYRKDESLNEDFILNNSNFSGEILLSGRNFGCGSSREHAAWAIYDYGFRVVISSFFADIFRENALNNGLLTIELSESFLQKLFYIIGKNPKVKIKVDLINQKVTIMETGEFDKFYMHPYKKNCFLNGYDDIDFLVSIKKNVENFEKNRKNVL
- the leuC gene encoding 3-isopropylmalate dehydratase large subunit is translated as MSKSLFDKIWESHIVKELEDGIYVIYIDRHYIHEVTSPQAFLELEKRNFSVFRPKQIIATADHNVPTINQHLPVLDSLSRKQINLLTDNCQKFGITLYQLGHKNNGIVHVIGPELGYTLPGMTIVCGDSHTSTHGAFGCIAFGIGTSQVTMVMASQCLLLSKPKQMRIQLNGNLKRGVTPKDVILYLISKLGVDAGIGHFIEYTGSAIQKMSMEGRMTICNMSIEMGAKGGLIAPDQITFDYIKECKGFKESKGKKIIEYWRSLITDKKTTFDKEYVFNVEEIEPMITYGTNPGMAIKISESIPKLDTDHKSLNYMGFSPGESLIGKRIDYIFIGSCTNSRIEDLRLVASIVKGKKKASHVRVMIVPGSNQVVKQAKEEGLDRIFKNCGFEFRQPGCSACLGMNEDKIPSGEYCVSTSNRNFEGRQGPGARTLLASPLTAAVIAIEGKIVDVNKYIHEKIYDVN
- a CDS encoding 2-isopropylmalate synthase; amino-acid sequence: MEKKRIQIFDTTLRDGEQVPGCKLNTKEKIKIAKRLEALGVDVIEAGFPTSSPGDYQSVQEICRSVSKTAVCALSRAVEKDIEIAGQALQYAKRPRIHTGIGTSNCHIRYKFNSTPDKIIERAIHAVKYAKRFVEDVEFYAEDAGRTENEFLAKVCENVIKYGATVINIPDTTGFCLPEEYGDKIRFLKENVKGIHKIKLSTHCHNDLGLATANSLSGIMNGAEQVECTINGIGERAGNTSLEEIVMIIKQNSHLNLFTNINTKLISSTSHLVSECTGMRVQANKAIVGINAFSHSSGIHQDGVIKKRETYESINPEDVGIDQSSIVLTARSGRAALAYRCKKLGHFLNKNSLDLVYSIFLKYADEKKEITDRELKTILKKANLNANNKILHTPNNRRINVV
- the tyrS gene encoding tyrosine--tRNA ligase, which translates into the protein MQQNIIDELSWRGLIKNKVSGIENQLKKPTTMYIGFDPTSDSLHLGSLLPLIILIHFQKMGHKSLVLIGGATGFIGDPSGRKDNRIFLSQEILRKNTESIRNQILKLLKFHSEKTELLNNLDWIQNVSFLEFIRDIGKYFTVNYMISKDSVKKRINDEKNGISFTEFSYSLIQGYDFLYLNQMKNCLLQIGGSDQWGNITTGIELIRKKTGKKAYGVTFPLITKANGIKFGKSEKGENIWLDKKKTSPYKFYQFWINISDFEIEKYIKIYTFFSKKEIDQLIGQHRKNPNKRFLQKKLAHEITKWVHGNEISEKIIKITHILFDKNNETLQFLNEETLISIYNHIPHMELSCEEFEKGIFLLDLLKKSGFFYSKSEASRALKANSIYLNKILTKENILLQKNNIIGEKYILLQFGKKEFFIIKIK
- the era gene encoding GTPase Era, whose product is MHKSGFVNIIGFPNTGKSTLMNSLVGERLSIITYKPQTTRHRILGIINESNFQIIFSDTPGIINPLYPMQKIMMQYVEKSLEDADIILLITEIGKLEYLPIFNELKKKNVPIIILINKIDKIGIKCRENILYHGIDYWHKLFPNSEILPISALKKTNQDLLMNKIIALLSEHPPYYPKEFLSNRSKRFFVNEIIREKIFFLYKKEIPYSVEINTVLFKKEKTFIDILSYIYVERSSQKGILIGNRGETLKKLKFFSIRSIESFLRKKIKLKLHVKICPNWRYDYKKLKFFGY